The proteins below come from a single Streptomyces spongiicola genomic window:
- a CDS encoding BCCT family transporter gives MTDIPGPPEPTRRGTATDRVVFGVTAVLTVAFVLWGAVATDTLGRVSGAMLAGLIHNGGWAFVLAASGFVIFALWLAMSRYGRIPLGREDEGPEFRTVSWIAMMFSAGMGIGLMFYGVSEPLAHFTDPPPGTDPADAAQAMETAMATTLFHWTLHPWAIYAVVGLAIAYSTFRRRRRQTVSAVFEPLIGRKHARGWGGRLIDILAIFATLFGSAASLGLGALQIGSGVSELGWMTRVSTALLVVIIAVLTLAFILSAVSGIEKGIQWLSNTNMVLALLLAVFLFVAGPTIIVLDLLPTSIAAYFGELPQLIGRTEASSGAGVADWLGSWTVFYWAWWISWTPFVGMFIARISRGRTIRQFVGGVILVPSTVSLCWFAIFGGTAMTLQERGRLGGETTPEGQLFAVLQQYPAATVTSLLVMVLVAIFFVSGADAASLVMGTLSQKGALEPSRFVVVFWGSVTGAVAAVMLLIGGGKGDALAGLQNLTILVAAPFLVVMTAMCFALMRDLRHDPIILRGRRGEEAVDLAVIAGHERYDGDFELRIGPTPPEK, from the coding sequence GTGACGGACATCCCCGGGCCGCCGGAGCCGACGAGGCGCGGGACGGCCACGGACCGGGTGGTCTTCGGGGTCACCGCCGTCCTCACGGTCGCGTTCGTGCTCTGGGGAGCCGTCGCCACGGACACCCTCGGGCGGGTGTCCGGCGCCATGCTCGCGGGACTCATCCACAACGGCGGCTGGGCGTTCGTCCTGGCCGCATCCGGTTTCGTGATCTTCGCGCTCTGGCTCGCCATGAGCCGCTACGGGCGGATCCCGCTCGGACGGGAGGACGAGGGCCCCGAGTTCCGCACCGTCTCCTGGATCGCGATGATGTTCAGCGCGGGTATGGGCATCGGCCTGATGTTCTACGGAGTCAGCGAGCCCCTCGCGCACTTCACCGACCCGCCGCCGGGCACCGATCCCGCGGACGCGGCGCAGGCCATGGAGACGGCGATGGCCACGACCCTGTTCCACTGGACACTGCACCCGTGGGCCATCTACGCCGTCGTCGGGCTCGCCATCGCCTACAGCACCTTCCGGCGCCGCCGCCGCCAGACGGTGAGCGCGGTCTTCGAGCCGCTGATCGGCAGGAAGCACGCCCGAGGCTGGGGCGGCCGGCTCATCGACATCCTCGCCATCTTCGCCACACTGTTCGGCTCGGCCGCCTCCCTCGGACTCGGCGCCCTCCAGATCGGCAGCGGAGTCAGCGAACTGGGCTGGATGACCAGGGTGAGCACGGCGCTGCTCGTCGTCATCATCGCCGTGCTGACGCTCGCCTTCATCCTCTCCGCCGTGTCCGGCATCGAGAAGGGCATCCAGTGGCTGTCCAACACCAACATGGTGCTGGCCCTGCTGCTCGCCGTGTTCCTCTTCGTCGCCGGGCCGACCATCATCGTGCTCGACCTGCTGCCCACCTCGATCGCCGCCTACTTCGGCGAACTGCCGCAGCTGATCGGCCGCACCGAGGCGTCCAGCGGCGCCGGGGTCGCCGACTGGCTCGGCAGCTGGACGGTCTTCTACTGGGCCTGGTGGATCTCGTGGACGCCTTTCGTGGGCATGTTCATCGCCCGCATCAGCCGGGGCCGGACCATCCGCCAGTTCGTAGGCGGTGTGATCCTGGTGCCCAGCACCGTCAGCCTCTGCTGGTTCGCGATCTTCGGTGGTACGGCGATGACGCTCCAGGAGCGCGGCCGCCTCGGCGGCGAGACCACGCCCGAGGGCCAGTTGTTCGCCGTGCTGCAGCAGTACCCGGCGGCCACGGTGACGAGCCTGCTCGTGATGGTCCTCGTCGCCATCTTCTTCGTCTCCGGCGCCGACGCGGCGTCCCTGGTGATGGGGACGCTCTCGCAGAAGGGCGCCCTCGAACCAAGCCGCTTCGTCGTGGTGTTCTGGGGCAGCGTCACCGGCGCCGTGGCGGCCGTGATGCTGCTGATCGGCGGCGGGAAGGGGGACGCCCTAGCGGGACTCCAGAACCTCACCATCCTCGTCGCGGCGCCGTTCCTGGTGGTGATGACCGCGATGTGCTTCGCGCTGATGCGCGATCTGCGCCATGACCCGATCATCCTGCGCGGCCGGCGCGGGGAGGAGGCCGTCGACCTCGCGGTCATCGCGGGACACGAGAGGTACGACGGCGACTTCGAACTCCGCATCGGGCCGACGCCGCCGGAGAAGTGA
- a CDS encoding enoyl-CoA hydratase/isomerase family protein produces the protein MDRTNEARNRTDEAYGAEPGVRHSVADGVATVVISHPARRNAMTAAMWRELPGLLDGLSRDPAVRVLVLTGDGGTFCAGADITSLGPAVPGESPQELAVRAEEALAAFPRPSLAAVRGYCVGGGCQLAAACDLRFAEEGAAFGITPAKLGIVYPASSTRRLVSLVGPATAKYLLFSGELIGTERALRTGLVDEVLPAGELGRRVAGFARVLAARSQLTQAAAKEFAAGRADREAHWAEQARGSGDTAEGVAAFLERRPPRFTWNG, from the coding sequence ATGGACCGGACGAACGAGGCGAGGAACCGGACGGACGAGGCGTACGGGGCGGAGCCGGGGGTCCGGCACTCGGTGGCGGACGGGGTGGCGACCGTCGTCATCAGCCATCCGGCCAGACGCAACGCGATGACGGCCGCGATGTGGCGCGAGCTGCCCGGACTGCTGGACGGACTGAGCCGCGACCCCGCCGTCCGGGTGCTGGTGCTGACCGGCGACGGCGGCACCTTCTGCGCGGGCGCCGACATCACCTCGCTGGGCCCGGCGGTCCCGGGGGAGTCGCCGCAGGAGCTGGCCGTACGGGCCGAGGAGGCACTCGCGGCGTTCCCCAGACCGTCGCTGGCGGCGGTCCGCGGCTACTGCGTGGGCGGCGGCTGCCAGCTCGCGGCCGCATGCGACCTGCGGTTCGCCGAGGAGGGCGCCGCCTTCGGGATCACCCCGGCGAAGCTCGGCATCGTCTACCCCGCCTCCTCCACCCGGCGCCTGGTCTCGCTCGTGGGTCCGGCCACCGCGAAGTACCTCTTGTTCTCCGGCGAGTTGATCGGTACGGAGCGGGCGCTGCGCACCGGTCTGGTCGACGAGGTGCTGCCGGCGGGCGAACTGGGCAGGAGGGTGGCCGGGTTCGCCCGCGTACTGGCGGCCCGCTCGCAGCTGACACAGGCCGCCGCGAAGGAGTTCGCGGCCGGGCGGGCCGACCGCGAGGCCCACTGGGCGGAGCAGGCGCGCGGCAGCGGCGACACGGCGGAAGGCGTCGCCGCCTTCCTGGAGCGCAGGCCGCCGCGGTTCACCTGGAACGGGTGA
- a CDS encoding HdeD family acid-resistance protein encodes MTGPAREGRKLRRSFGWLAVLGVVLVIAGIVGLVYVGLATLTSMLLFGWLLLVGGVVGLLHAIESRGSSFFWLAVVVAALNIAAGVVVIRHPEGSAEALTMFAALLFLTGGLFRLVGSLVVRGPQFGWTLLQGAFGLLLGILVLVNWPESSRYVLGAFFSLALLFDGLGLIAIGVSGRQILGMVADGGRTGQTGQTGHTEQTGGTGQAGGTGGRAAAGVSETSSEDDPDRSKN; translated from the coding sequence ATGACCGGTCCCGCCCGGGAGGGCAGAAAGCTCCGCCGAAGCTTCGGCTGGCTGGCGGTCCTCGGCGTGGTCCTGGTGATCGCCGGGATCGTCGGCCTCGTCTATGTCGGGCTGGCCACCCTCACCTCGATGCTCCTGTTCGGCTGGCTGCTGCTCGTCGGCGGGGTCGTCGGACTGCTCCACGCGATCGAGTCGCGGGGCAGCAGCTTCTTCTGGCTCGCCGTCGTCGTCGCCGCCCTGAACATCGCCGCCGGTGTGGTCGTCATCCGCCATCCGGAGGGCAGCGCGGAGGCGCTGACGATGTTCGCCGCGCTGCTGTTCCTCACCGGCGGGCTGTTCCGGCTCGTGGGCAGCCTGGTGGTGCGGGGCCCGCAGTTCGGCTGGACCCTGCTCCAGGGCGCCTTCGGTCTGCTGCTGGGCATCCTGGTGCTCGTGAACTGGCCGGAGAGCAGCCGCTACGTCCTCGGCGCGTTCTTCTCGCTCGCCCTGCTGTTCGACGGGCTGGGGCTGATCGCGATCGGCGTGTCCGGCCGGCAGATCCTCGGGATGGTCGCGGACGGCGGGCGGACCGGGCAGACCGGGCAGACGGGGCATACGGAGCAGACCGGGGGGACCGGGCAGGCCGGGGGGACCGGCGGCCGGGCGGCTGCCGGCGTATCCGAGACGTCGTCGGAAGACGATCCTGATCGGTCGAAGAACTAA
- a CDS encoding ABC-F family ATP-binding cassette domain-containing protein — MTANLVAKDLAAGHGDRTLFAGLDLVVAPGDVIGLVGANGAGKSTLLRLLAGLDAPEDGEVRLSPPTAAVGHLPQEPERREGETVRGFLARRTGVAAAQKAMDEAARGLADGTPGADDAYAASLERWLALGGADLDERAEEIAGSLGLHAGLHAGLHAGLDRPMTALSGGQAARAQLASLLLSRYDVFLLDEPTNDLDLDGLERLERFVTGLRAGTVVVSHDREFLSRTVTKVLELDLAQQQITLYGGGYAAYLEERGTARRHAREDYEEYADKRAALEGRARMQRSWMDKGVRNARRKAGDNDKIGRKFRSEASEKQAAKARQTQRMIERLEVVEEPRKEWELRMEIAAAPRSGSVVATLRDAEVRRGDFRLGPVSLRIDFADRVAVTGANGAGKSTLLAALLGRLTLDAGHSAVGSGVVVGEVDQARRLFHGTESLLDAFCAAVPGTEPADVRTLLAKFGLRAAHVLRPAVGLSPGERTRAALALLQGRGVNLLVLDEPTNHLDLPAIEQLESALASYPGTLLLVTHDRRMLDAVRTTRRLEVAHGKVTER, encoded by the coding sequence ATGACCGCGAACCTCGTCGCCAAGGACCTCGCCGCCGGACACGGCGACCGCACGCTCTTCGCCGGGCTCGACCTCGTCGTCGCGCCCGGTGACGTGATCGGCCTCGTCGGCGCCAACGGCGCCGGGAAGTCCACTCTGCTCCGGCTGCTCGCCGGCCTCGACGCCCCGGAAGACGGTGAGGTGCGGCTGTCCCCGCCGACCGCCGCGGTGGGCCACCTCCCGCAGGAGCCGGAGCGGCGAGAGGGGGAGACCGTACGGGGGTTCCTCGCCCGCCGTACCGGGGTCGCCGCCGCCCAGAAGGCGATGGACGAGGCCGCCCGGGGCCTCGCCGACGGTACGCCGGGTGCCGACGACGCCTACGCGGCGAGCCTCGAGCGCTGGCTGGCGCTCGGCGGCGCCGACCTCGACGAGCGCGCCGAGGAGATCGCCGGTTCGCTCGGTCTCCACGCCGGTCTCCACGCCGGCCTCCACGCCGGTCTCGACCGGCCGATGACCGCGCTCTCCGGTGGCCAGGCGGCCCGGGCCCAGCTCGCCTCCCTGCTGCTGTCCCGGTACGACGTCTTCCTCCTCGACGAGCCGACCAACGACCTCGACCTGGACGGGCTGGAGCGGCTGGAGCGATTCGTCACCGGTCTGCGCGCGGGCACCGTGGTCGTCAGCCACGACCGGGAGTTCCTCTCCCGTACCGTCACCAAGGTCCTCGAACTCGACCTCGCCCAGCAGCAGATCACGCTCTACGGCGGCGGCTACGCCGCGTATCTGGAGGAACGCGGGACCGCGCGGCGGCACGCCCGCGAGGACTACGAGGAGTACGCCGACAAGAGGGCCGCCCTCGAAGGCCGGGCCCGGATGCAGCGCTCCTGGATGGACAAGGGCGTCAGGAACGCGCGGCGCAAGGCAGGCGACAACGACAAGATCGGCCGCAAGTTCCGCAGCGAGGCGAGCGAGAAGCAGGCCGCGAAGGCGCGCCAGACCCAGCGCATGATCGAACGCCTTGAGGTGGTCGAGGAACCCCGCAAGGAGTGGGAGCTGCGCATGGAGATCGCGGCCGCTCCCCGCTCGGGGTCGGTCGTCGCCACCCTCCGCGACGCCGAGGTGCGGCGGGGCGACTTCCGCCTCGGCCCCGTGTCGCTGCGGATCGACTTCGCCGACCGGGTCGCCGTCACCGGTGCCAACGGCGCGGGCAAGTCGACGCTGCTCGCCGCACTCCTCGGCAGGCTCACGCTGGACGCCGGGCACTCGGCCGTCGGTTCCGGTGTCGTCGTCGGTGAGGTCGACCAGGCCCGTAGGCTGTTCCACGGCACGGAGTCGCTGCTGGACGCGTTCTGCGCGGCGGTCCCCGGCACCGAGCCCGCCGACGTGCGCACCCTGCTCGCCAAGTTCGGCCTCAGGGCGGCCCACGTACTGCGCCCGGCAGTCGGCCTGTCCCCGGGTGAGCGAACCCGGGCGGCCCTGGCCCTGCTCCAGGGCCGGGGCGTCAATCTGCTCGTGCTCGACGAGCCCACGAACCACCTCGACCTGCCCGCCATCGAGCAGCTGGAGTCCGCGCTCGCCTCCTATCCGGGCACGCTGCTGCTGGTCACCCACGACCGCCGGATGCTGGACGCCGTCCGCACCACCAGGCGCCTCGAGGTGGCGCACGGCAAGGTCACCGAGCGCTGA
- a CDS encoding Tex family protein, producing MTTSIEGRIAEELGVRERQVKAAVELLDGGSTVPFIARYRKEATEMLDDTQLRTLEERLRYLRELEERRTAVLDSVREQGKLTDELEAQIRSADTKARLEDVYLPFKPKRRTKAQIAREAGLEPLADGLLGDPTVEPLAAAAAFVDAGKGVADSAAALEGARAILAERFSEDADLIGELRERMWTRGRLAAKVRDGREEAGAKFADYFDFAEPFTELPSHRVLAMLRGEKEDVLSLELEPEPEEPADGPSTYEGMVARRFDVADRGRPADKWLLDAVRWAWRTRILVHLGIDLRLRLRTAAEDEAVRVFAANLRDLLLAAPAGTRATLGLDPGFRTGVKVAVVDATGKVVATDTVYPHVPANKWDESLAKLARLAEEHAVELVAIGNGTASRETDRLAADLIAKHPELKLTKVMVSEAGASVYSASAFASQELPGLDVSLRGAVSIARRLQDPLAELVKIDPKSIGVGQYQHDLSEVKLSRSLDAVVEDCVNGVGVDVNTASAPLLSRVSGIGAGLAGNIVAHRDQNGPFRSRRQLRNVARLGPKAYEQCAGFLRIRGGDDPLDASSVHPEAYPVVRRMVKTTGSEIASLIGNTGVLRSLRPDDFVDESFGLPTVTDILRELEKPGRDPRPAFRTATFKDGVEKISDLASGMVLEGVVTNVAAFGAFVDVGVHQDGLVHVSAMSRTFVKDPRDVVKPGDVVRVKVLDVDIPRKRISLTLRLDDEAAAQPGGGGGRRRDQGGGRPPQQRQGGRDRRPAAGSGSGSGSGSGSGSGSGSGSGSGSGRRAAPPANSAMADALRRAGLLDGRGGGGR from the coding sequence GTGACGACGTCCATCGAAGGCAGGATCGCCGAGGAACTCGGCGTACGGGAGCGGCAGGTGAAGGCGGCCGTCGAGCTGCTCGACGGCGGGTCCACCGTCCCGTTCATCGCGCGCTACCGCAAGGAAGCGACCGAGATGCTCGACGACACGCAGCTGCGCACGCTCGAGGAGCGGCTGCGCTATCTGCGGGAGCTGGAGGAGCGGCGGACCGCCGTCCTGGACTCCGTACGCGAGCAGGGCAAGCTCACCGACGAGCTCGAGGCGCAGATCCGGTCCGCCGACACCAAGGCCCGTCTGGAGGACGTCTACCTCCCCTTCAAGCCCAAGCGGAGGACCAAGGCGCAGATCGCCCGCGAAGCCGGGCTGGAGCCGCTCGCCGACGGACTGCTCGGCGATCCGACGGTCGAACCCCTCGCGGCCGCCGCCGCGTTCGTCGACGCGGGCAAGGGCGTCGCCGACTCCGCGGCCGCGCTGGAGGGCGCCCGCGCCATCCTCGCCGAGCGCTTCTCCGAGGACGCCGACCTCATCGGCGAGCTGCGGGAGCGGATGTGGACCCGGGGCAGGCTGGCGGCGAAGGTCCGCGACGGCAGGGAGGAGGCCGGCGCGAAGTTCGCCGACTACTTCGACTTCGCCGAGCCGTTCACCGAACTCCCCTCGCACCGCGTGCTCGCGATGCTCCGCGGCGAGAAGGAGGACGTCCTCAGCCTGGAGCTGGAGCCGGAGCCGGAGGAGCCCGCGGACGGTCCTTCGACGTACGAGGGCATGGTCGCCCGCCGCTTCGACGTGGCCGACCGGGGCCGGCCGGCGGACAAGTGGCTGCTGGACGCGGTGCGCTGGGCCTGGCGGACCCGGATCCTCGTACACCTGGGCATCGATCTGCGGCTGAGGCTGCGGACGGCCGCCGAGGACGAGGCGGTACGGGTCTTCGCCGCGAACCTGCGGGACCTGCTGCTCGCCGCCCCCGCCGGGACCCGTGCGACGCTGGGCCTCGATCCCGGCTTCCGTACGGGAGTGAAGGTGGCGGTGGTGGACGCGACCGGCAAGGTCGTCGCCACCGACACGGTCTACCCGCACGTGCCGGCGAACAAGTGGGACGAGTCGCTGGCGAAGCTGGCCCGGCTGGCCGAGGAGCACGCCGTCGAGCTGGTCGCCATCGGCAACGGCACGGCGTCCCGCGAGACGGACAGGCTGGCCGCGGACCTCATCGCGAAGCACCCCGAGCTGAAGCTCACCAAGGTGATGGTGTCGGAGGCGGGCGCGTCGGTGTACTCGGCGTCCGCGTTCGCCTCGCAGGAACTGCCGGGCCTGGACGTCTCGCTGCGCGGCGCGGTGTCCATCGCCCGCCGGCTCCAGGACCCCCTCGCCGAGCTGGTGAAGATCGACCCCAAGTCGATCGGCGTGGGCCAGTACCAGCACGACCTCTCCGAGGTGAAGCTCTCGCGCTCGCTGGACGCGGTCGTCGAGGACTGTGTGAACGGCGTCGGTGTCGATGTGAACACCGCCTCGGCACCGCTGCTGTCCCGGGTCTCGGGCATCGGTGCGGGGCTCGCCGGGAACATCGTGGCCCACCGCGACCAGAACGGCCCCTTCCGCTCCCGCAGGCAGCTCAGGAACGTGGCGCGGCTCGGCCCGAAGGCGTACGAGCAGTGCGCGGGCTTCCTCCGGATCCGCGGCGGTGACGACCCGCTGGACGCGTCCAGTGTGCACCCCGAGGCCTACCCGGTGGTGCGGCGCATGGTGAAGACGACCGGCAGCGAGATCGCGTCGCTCATCGGCAACACGGGGGTGCTGCGCTCACTGCGCCCGGACGACTTCGTGGACGAGTCCTTCGGCCTTCCGACGGTGACGGACATCCTGCGGGAGCTGGAGAAGCCGGGGCGCGACCCCCGTCCGGCGTTCCGGACGGCGACCTTCAAGGACGGGGTCGAGAAGATCTCCGACCTGGCGTCCGGGATGGTGCTGGAAGGCGTCGTGACCAACGTGGCGGCGTTCGGGGCGTTCGTGGACGTCGGCGTCCACCAGGACGGCCTGGTGCACGTCTCGGCGATGTCGCGCACGTTCGTCAAGGACCCGCGGGACGTGGTGAAGCCGGGCGACGTGGTCAGGGTGAAGGTCCTGGACGTCGACATCCCGCGCAAGCGGATCTCGCTGACGCTGCGGCTGGACGACGAGGCGGCGGCGCAGCCGGGCGGCGGTGGCGGCCGGCGCCGCGACCAGGGCGGCGGCCGGCCGCCGCAGCAGCGCCAGGGCGGCCGTGACCGCCGCCCGGCCGCCGGTTCGGGCTCGGGTTCGGGTTCCGGCTCCGGCTCCGGCTCCGGCTCCGGCTCGGGTTCGGGCTCGGGTTCGGGTCGTCGCGCGGCGCCCCCCGCCAACAGCGCGATGGCGGACGCCCTGCGCCGGGCCGGTCTGCTGGACGGCAGGGGAGGCGGCGGGCGCTGA
- a CDS encoding SCO6745 family protein translates to MSSLHPRAGRRCHNAVNPLHSTVYFSPDYARELALIGVEDGGAAYFAGRAAALGAVGPGTVTASFYNFSHELIARHLPAVWDTASPAEVLDARSRAVDATLRRLLGDDTASSPEMAEAARLALRATEACTRHARPLYAAHADLPVPEEPHLALWHAATLLREHRGDGHLAALLSAGLDPLEALVSHTATGKGMSPRWILASRGWRRSDWEAASDRLRERGLLDGDGELTEAGTALRAELEEHTDRLDLAPYEHLGADGVARLTELGRGFLLAAAAAGAFPDGLTGKD, encoded by the coding sequence ATGAGTTCTCTCCACCCGCGTGCGGGACGCCGCTGCCACAACGCCGTCAACCCGCTCCACTCCACCGTGTACTTCTCGCCCGACTACGCGAGGGAACTCGCGCTGATCGGCGTCGAGGACGGCGGCGCCGCCTACTTCGCGGGCCGCGCTGCCGCCCTGGGCGCCGTCGGGCCGGGCACGGTCACGGCCTCGTTCTACAACTTCAGCCACGAGCTGATCGCCCGGCACCTCCCCGCGGTCTGGGACACCGCCTCCCCTGCCGAGGTGCTGGACGCCCGTAGCCGGGCGGTCGACGCGACACTGCGCCGGCTGCTCGGCGACGACACCGCCTCCTCACCGGAGATGGCGGAGGCCGCCCGCCTGGCGCTGCGCGCCACCGAGGCCTGCACCCGGCACGCCCGCCCGCTGTACGCCGCACACGCCGACCTGCCGGTGCCCGAGGAACCGCACCTCGCTCTCTGGCATGCGGCGACCCTGCTGCGCGAGCACCGCGGCGACGGCCATCTCGCCGCACTGCTGTCCGCCGGGCTCGACCCGCTGGAGGCGCTGGTCAGCCACACCGCGACCGGCAAGGGAATGTCACCCCGCTGGATCCTCGCCAGCCGGGGCTGGCGGCGCAGCGACTGGGAGGCGGCCTCCGACCGGCTGCGCGAGCGGGGACTGCTCGACGGCGACGGCGAGCTGACCGAGGCGGGCACGGCGCTCCGAGCGGAACTGGAGGAGCACACCGACCGGCTCGACCTCGCTCCGTACGAGCATCTGGGGGCGGACGGCGTGGCACGCCTGACCGAGCTGGGCCGCGGATTCCTCCTGGCCGCCGCCGCGGCCGGCGCCTTCCCCGACGGCCTCACCGGGAAGGACTGA